Genomic window (Mycolicibacterium smegmatis):
TGCTGCGTTCGGTGTTGCGGGCATGCGGTAGTTGCTGGTCTGCCCAGCTTTTCCTGTGTGCTCCGGTTGGGCCTGTTCGGCGCGTTGGTCAGGTCGTTGCCGGTAGCGGTGGGCTGTATCCGATGGTGTTGCGCCACAACGTGAGCCAGTGCTCTGTCCAGGGCCAGTGCTCGGGGAGGTGCAGGATCGGTCGACGCTGGGGTCGGGCCAGACGGGCGGGAATGTTGACGATCTTGCGGCGCAGCGTCGCGCCGCGGGCAACCACGTGGGCACCTCCTGCGAGCACGCCGGCGGCGCGCAGCAGGTTGTGCGCGATCGCCGCGCACAACACCCACGCACTGTTGGCACCGAACTGTCCTGAGGGCATGTGGGCCAGGGGTCCGTCGATCAGATCGGCGAAGACGGTTTCGATGATCGCGTGCTGGCGGTGGGTGATGTCAGCCTCGGCGGTCGGCAAGTCTGTGTTGGTGAAGAACGGGTGATACCGCCACACCGGGAACAGCGCGTCCCGAAATCTCGCGTCTTTGACTCGCCGCACCACCAACCGCGCGGTGAACCGATCTTTGGTAGAGGCGAAGGCGGTGTAGCTGACCTCGGCGACCTCGGCATCAGAAATCCAGTCACCGGTGTCGGGATCACGCACTGCACCGGGATAGTTGACCGGCTCCCAGGCCTGCTCGTCGATCGAACTGATGGCCCGATCAACCGCGGTATTGCGGGTCATCACCACCGAGAAGTGCGCATTGTGGGCTCGGCAGGCGCCCACCACCGACCGGGTGCCGTAGGACGAATCGCCACGCACCAGCAGTTGCCCGCGCACGCCGGCGGCGCGGGCGGTGGCGATGGCTTGGGCGACCATGCGGCCCGCACCCTTCCCGGAACTGGTCTTACCGGCGCGCAGCCGCATCCCGGCGATCACCGGCGCCGCTCCGGGGGTGCTGATCGTCGTCGCCAACGGGGAGAGCCCTTTACGCAGAACCTGCTTACCAGCGATCTTGGTATGCCCGTAGGAGGCACCCTGTTTGGCGTGGCCATAGACCGGGCGCAGCAGTGAGTCGATGTCGATGAACGCCCCCGTGTCGGATCCGGGCAGCAGGTCCACCCGCGCACAGAGTGCGGCCAGATGATGACGCAGGACCGACTCCAACTGCCGGGCGTGTCCGAAGGTGAACTCCCGCAACAAAGTACCAACAGTTGACGGTGCATACACACCGCCAAAGAGTGTCTTCATGCCACCGGCGCGAACCAAGTCGAGGTCATCGATGCTGTCCGCGCCGACACACATGCCGGCGATCACCGTGGTCAGCTTCGGGGACGGATTCGCCGAGCCGGATTTGATCTTCGGTGCCGGAATGGAAATCTTGTCGGCCAACAACTTCGGTAGTCCGGTCTGGGTGGCCAGCGTCATTACCGGCACCAGACCGGCGCACGACACGAGATGGGCATCATCGAAGACCGCCGACGACACGGCGAACCTATGGGACACTTGCACCGGAAGTGCCTTTCGAAGTTGTGCCGATAAGTGCCTAGAGAACACTCATCATCACAGCTCAGAAGGCACTTTCCTCGTCACGACACCCTGCGACCAGCCAATTCATCGGTGGATCGAGGCTTAGCCGCTGTTTCTCCTCGCCGGTGGGTGGTCGGCAGGTGGCGGCGCAGTCTGCCCGCCCGGGACGTCGGCAACTTGCCGCCCAAGACTCTCGAGCACGGCTCCGCCGGCGGCGCGCGGTGAAGCGGCTTTGGACGCCTTCCGGCGGACGTGGTTTCGATCCGTCGGTGTTCAATGGATCTTGTGCGCGTTAGGGTCGGCCGGCTTGCTGTCCTCAAATGGCGATGTCTGCTAGGACGTAGCCTGTGAGTTCGTCCGGCAAGTTCTGGTTTCTCTTGGGGTTCGCGCCAACGATTCTCGTTCTTGCTTCTGTTGCGTGTGCGCGCAGCTTCCATTGGCAGCTTGGAGATGTAGCGGGATGGCTGTCCGGCCTAGGGTCACTAGCTGCTGTTGGTGTCGCGCTGTGGATTGCTGTGAGTGACAACCGGCGTACTCGCATAGCGCAGGAAGAGAACACTCGGAGAATCCAGCGAAGGGCGGTCCGTCATGCACAGCGCATCGACCTCGCTGTCGACGGTCCTTACTTTCACGACCGCGCAACACGATCTGTCACTTGGACAGTGAAGCTTGAAAATTTCGGAGATCGTGCGATCTACGGCGTCCAGTGGTCGCGTTCTAGAGCTGTTATTCGGCTTGGCGACGGCAGTCAGCGGATGCTGATAGCCACGACGAATATGAAAGATCCGCCGACGGAATCGCTGACCGCAGCGGAAATGATGGTGGACGACGTAACGCCGATGGCGCTCAAGGCGGGTGACTTCTGCTCGGTCGAGGCGTCCTTGGACCTCGGGCACTATCCCGCATTAAGGAATCAGCCCGTCGCGCCGATCGATCTCGTTACCTTCGAAGATGAGGACGGCAACCGCCTGGGCGCAATACCGCGCGTTGGAGACCCTGTGTCCATTGACGGCGCGACTAATTATCTGGTCCGAAGTGAGTGGGCGATCGTAGGGCAAAATTACGTCGACCAGGCATTACGTGAGGTTCGAGCCAAGATGAGACCTCTAGAGGAGTGAGTCCACCGTCGATCGCCTTTGGGCGCCTTAAACCCATGGCAGGTTCCCGGCGGAAATCGGCTCCCAATTAGCCGAAACCCTATGCTTCCGGTTCTTGGCGCCCGTCTCCCCGGCGCGGGAGTACGCCCGACACCGCTCGACGCACACCGGCTTGAAGATCACGTCTTTCTCCGACATGCCAGAGCCGGCGATCTCGTTCGCGTACTCCCAGTCGAGAGGGCCGTTGCAGTGTCTGCACGTCTGATCCCACTGCCGATGATCGATACCCATGTATTGCGGCATAAACCGACGGTACTGGGGTCCGGCTGGTGATCACAGGAAACTGGCGTGTCGTAGAACTGCATTGTTGGGGGTGCTGATCCTCGCCGGCGCCCCTTGCCGTCGGACGCAGCGACGCATTACCGCTCGACGATTCCAAGGCCGTGCCGGGTGGCACCCGTCGTGCGCCGCGCGACGGTCGCCACGTCTAGCACCTCGGAGCCATGATGCCGGCGACGTCCGAGCAAACGGACCCCGCGGCTGGCGGGCACGAAAGCGATACGGCCGCGCAGCGATCCGACCAACTAATCCGCCCGATCGGATCGCGAACAGAGTCGACCGCCTCAACTCCGACGTGAGCCGACTTCACCGTGAAAGTCAGGACCGGGGCAGATTGGGCACGTATTGGGCACAAAAACAAGAGAAGCCCGAAGTTGCCGGCCTGAGCTGCGGAAATAATGGTGCGCGATACTGGGATTGAACCAGTGACCTCTTCCGTGTCAGGGAAGCGCTCTCCCGCTGAGCTAATCGCGCTGGTCGAACTGTTGGAGGTGGAGACGGGAATCGAACCCGTGTGCACGGCTTTGCAGGCCGTTGCCTCACCACTCGGCCACTCCACCGCGGGGGTTGATGCCTTTCGCACCTTCGAGCGGATGACGGGATTCGAACCCGCGACCCTCACCTTGGCAAGGTGATGCGCTACCAACTGCGCTACATCCGCGCGCCACGGGCGAGATCGTCGCCCGTCGCGATGCAGAACATTAGTCGACGGAGGCTCAAAGGCACAAATCCGCATTACGAACGGGGAACGGGCGGTCAAAAACCATGTTTCGTGGCAGGTCGGCGGCCCGTCTGTCGAGGTGGACCGGCGGGTTTCGGCAGCGGGCTCCCACATCTGCCGTGGTGTGACCTTGCCCACACGCGTCACACCCGTCCCACTGGTTACCCGCGCCGGCGCGAGTGAAACCTGCCCGGCCGATCGAGCGTGCGCTCAGGGCGGGCTGCGGGCCGAAAACCCGCCAAGGGTGCACGGTGGATTCGGGCACTGCGCGCCGGCCGATCGAGCGTGCGCTCAGGGCGAGAAATCGGGCCACATCCCGCCAGGGGCGCACGGTGGGCAACACGAACGCGACAGGGGGCAAGATCGAAAACAGGGCCTCTGGGCAGGCGATTCCGGTTCTGCGGGCAAGGCGTGCTAGTCTTCCTCCTCGTTCCCATGGTCTCGTAGCTCAGTGGGAGAGCGTCCGCCTCACACGCGGAAGGTCGCTGGTTCGAACCCAGCCGGGACCACCACATCGACAACGTGCCGCCCCCAGGGGCGGCATTTTTCACGCGTGGGGTGCCTCGATGAGTGCCCATCCCGCGAACACGCATCTTTTCTCGACGGAAATCTGACCGCGTATCGAGTGCGAGAAGAACTGCGATGCAATCGGATTCGGACTCTTTGCGGTGTCCGGCCGTCGTCAGGTCGGCGATGGACCGCCCATCGAACGTGTTGCGTCGCGTACGCTCGGCACCGGCTCGGCTGAATTAGGTCAGCCACACCTTAGTTTGATTGCCGAATTAGTTCGACGACCGAAGGATTTCTCTTGGTGGGCCCTGTCCGGCGCTCCCGCGTCGCTCCGCTGGTCTTGGTGACTTCCCTGCTTGCTGCCGCGTGCGGTTCGGATCCAGGGGACGCGCCGGGGTCCGGTCCGGTCGCGGCCGACTCGCTCACCGTTGCGGTGGTCAAGGACAGCGGGCCCCTGAACATCTTTGCGGGACAGACCGATCAGATGGCCGAACTGATCTACGACAAGCTGCTGGCCCCATCGCCGTATGTGGCCGAACCGCAACCGTGGCTGGCCACCGATGTGCAGCAGGTCGACGCGACCACATGGGACGTCAACCTCCGTGACGACGTCACGTGGCACGACGGCGAACCGTTCACCGCCGACGACGTGGTTTTCAGCTTCCATTTCATGCACGCCGCCCCCACCGGCCGATTCACCCACCATGTCAACGACACTCCGTCGATCTCGGAGGTCGTGGCCACAGGGGACAACTCCGTGCGGTTCGTCTGCGACTACGCGTGTCCGGAACTGGGCACGGTCACCCTCGCCGACCTGCCGGTGCTGCCCGAGCACTTCTGGTCGAAGATCGACGCGGCGAAGGCCAAAGAGGTGACCGACCTGCCCATCGGGACCGGCCCGTTCAAGCTCGTCGAGTACAGCCCCACCAGCGGATACCGATTCGAGGCCAACGCAGACTACTTCGCAGGCGCGCCGACCGTCGATGAACTGGTGATGCCGGTGATCGCCGATACCTCGGCCGCTTTCACCGCCATGCGCTCGGGTCAGGTCGACGCCGTCGACCGTGCGCTCACGCCAGAGCTGGTCGACCAGTTCACGGCATCCAGGGATATCGGCGTGGTCACCGTATCGCCCCTGACGTACCCGGAGCTCAAGCTCAACTTCACGCGAGAACCCTTCGCGCAGCCGGACTTCCGGGCCGCACTGAACCTGGCCGTCGACCGTGACAAGCTGCTCGACATCGTGGCCCTCGGTCGAGGTCGGCCCGCCACTCAGGGTTACGTTCACCCCGACGCGCCGTTCGCCGACCCCGACGCATCGACCCCGTACGAACCGCAGCAGGCGGCAACACTGCTCGACCGGCTCGGATGGGTCGACACCGACGGTGACGGCGTGCGCGAGAGCCCCGACGGCAAACCGGCCCGGTTCGAGCTCATCGTCGACGGCGGCAACGCCCCGCATGTGCGGGCCGCTGAGTTGCTCGTCGAAGACTTCGCCGCGGCAGGCATCGAGGTGAGGGTCAAACCGCTCGACGCGGGCTCGCTCACCGACGCGTCGGCCAACAAGGCCTACGACTTGTACATCACCACCAACACCCCGCACGCGGTGGCCGATTCGACGCAGTTCATCATGTCGCACCGGTCGGGCAATCTGTGGAAGCATCCCGATCTGCCCTATCCGGAGTTCGATGCGTTGTACGAACGGTGGCGGGCCACCGACACCGTTGACTCGCGCATCGCGGTGATGCAGCAGATGCAGCAGCTGTTCAACCGGCAGCCGACGACCATCGCCCTGTACTACCCCGAGGAGCACTGGGGCTACCGTGCCGACGCGTTCGCCGGCTGGATCGAGACCCCCGGCTACGGCATCGTGCACAAGTGGTCGTTCCTGCCCGCGGACGTGGTCGAGGGCGCCAACGCGGAAGCACCGCGGGCCCGATGACGGCTCTGCGCCGGGTCTGGCAGTACGCACTGGTGTTGTGGGCGGCGGTGACGCTGAACTTCGCGCTGCCGCACCTGGCGCCAGGGGACCCGGTCGTCTATCTGTACGGCGGTGCCGACCAGTCGCTCGACCCGGCACTCCTCGACGAGATCCGCACGAGTTACGGACTGGACCGGCCGATCCTCGACCAGTACGTCTCGTTCTGGGCCGGCCTGCTGCGCGGCGATCTGGGACTGTCGGTGCAGCACAACCGCCCGGTGATCGACGTTCTGGCCGACAAGCTGCCGTGGACGTTGGCGTTGGTCGGCTTGGCGACGCTGCTGGCGTTCGTGATCGGGGCCCTGCTCGGTACGTGGGTGGCGTGGCGGCGTGGCACCGCGAAAGAAACCGGCACGGTCACCACGGTGCTGGCGTTCGACTCGATGCCCGGGTTCTGGATCGGCATGATCCTCATCGCGATCTTCTCCGTCAGCCTGGGATGGTTCCCGTCCTACGGCGCCACGACCATCACCGCAACCGGTGCCGACCGGCTCACCGAGGTGGTGTCCCGAATGGTGTTGCCGCTGGCGACATTGACCATCGCCAGTGTCGGCGCATTCTTCATGATGACCAGGGCCTCGATGAGCAGTGTGCTGGACGAATCGTTCGTGCGGCTCGCTCGCGCCAAGGGGCTCGGTGAAATCCGGATCGCCGTCGGGCACGCGCTGCGCAACGCGATGTTGCCCGTGTACACCACGCTCACACTCACCCTGGGGGCCATGCTGTCCGGCGCTGTGGTCGTCGAGACCGTGTTCGCCTATCCGGGGCTGGGCAAGCTCATCTTCGATGCGGTCACCGCGCGTGACTATCCGTTGTTGCAGGGCGCGTTCCTGCTCGCCACCGTGGGGATCGTCGCAGCGAACCTGGTGGCCGACCTCACCTATCCCTGGCTCGATCCGCGGGTGCGTCGTGGCCGGCCCGCGCCGAAACATGTTGGGGCGGTGAGCGGATGAGAAACATGAGGCTCGTCGGAGTGCGGCACCGCTCGCAGCGCATCGCCACGATCGGTTCGGCGATCCTCGGCGTGCTGGTGGTCTCGGCGCTCGCCGCGCCGTGGCTGGCGCCCTATGATCCCGCCGTACGGGTCACCCGGCCGTTCGCGACGCCGTCCTCCGCGCACTGGCTGGGCGCCGACGACGTCGGTCATGACCTTCTCTCGATGCTCATCCACGGCGCCCGTATCTCGCTGTTCGTCGGCATCACCGCCGCGATCGCGGCCACCGTGATCGGCACGCTCGTCGGGATTCTCGCCGGTTATGTGCGCGGTGTGCTCGACACGATCCTCATGCGGATCGTCGATGTCGTGCTGGCCATGCCGGTCCTGCCGTTGACCATCGTGATCGGCGTCTTCGCCGGCCCAGGGCTGCGCACCCAGGTGATGGTCATCGCGGGCGTCCTGTGGGCGGGCCTGGCGCGCGAATTGCGCGCTCAGGTGTTGACGCTGCGCGAGCGCGATCACATCCAGGCCGAACGTGCGATGGGTGCGGGGGCCTTCTACGTGCTGCGGCGCCACATCACACCTGCCGTGATACCGCTCGTCGTGCCACAATTCGTGCTCACCGTCAAGACCGCGATCCTGCTCGAGGCGGCACTGGCGTTCCTGGGCCTGGGCGACATCTCGGCGGCCAGCTGGGGGTCGATGCTGTCGATGGCGCACGCGCGCAACGCTTTCCTGACCGATGCCTGGCTGTGGTGGGTGGTGCCGCCGGGGCTTGCCATCGCCGTCACGGTGCTGTCCTTCGCCTTACTGGGCAATTCGATCGAGGATCGCGCGCGGCCGATCCTGCGCCGGCCTTCCCGCCGGCCCACGGCTGCGCCGACCGGGCAGGACCACGATGCCGGGCACGACCCGCTGGTGATCGACGGGCTCACCGTGGTCTACGGCGAGCAAGAGCGTGTCGGCGCCGCCGACGTCAGCTTCACCGTGGCCGCCGGTGAGATCGTCGGCCTGGTGGGGGAATCGGGCAGCGGTAAGTCCACCGTCGCCGCGGCAGCCATCGGACTGCTCCCCGCCGCGGCGCGCGTCGCGGCCGGTCGGGTCCTGGTGGATGGCCGCGATGTCGCGGCGATGTCCGGGGCCGATCTGCGTGCCATGCGCGGTAACCGGATCGCACTCATCCCACAGGAGGCGCTGGGCGCGTTGAACCCGGTGCGCACCATCGGATCTCAGATCGACGAAGCCGTCCTGGTCCACCGGTCGTGCGGCCGCGACGCCGCACGGGCACGCACCTTGGACCTGTTGGCCCAGGTGGGTCTCGACGGCGATCTGGCCGACGCGTACCCGCACCAGTTGTCCGGCGGTATGCGCCAGCGCGTCGTGATCGCGATGGCGCTGGCCAACGATCCGGACGTGCTGATCGCCGATGAACCCACGAGCGGACTCGACGTACTCAGCGAGGCCGAGGTGCTGAGGCTGCTCGACCGGCTGCGCACCAGGCATTCGCTGGCTCTGCTGATCGTCAGCCACAATCTGCCGGTCATCGAACGGATCGCCGACCGTGTCGCGGTGATGAAGGACGGTGCCCTCGTCGAGATCGGCCCCACCGCACTGGTCACCGAATCCCCGCAGCACCCCTACACTCGCAGGCTCGTCGAGTCCGCACCTCGGCTTGCCCCCGCCCTGCAGGGGGCCACCCGATGAGCGTGCTGCTCGACATCGACGCGGTGTCCGTGACGTTCGACGGGGTCCCGGCCGTCACGGACGTGACCCTGCGCGTGGGCGCGGGCGAAACCGTGGCTCTCGTCGGAGGGTCGGGCGCAGGGAAATCCACGTTGGCCCGAGCCGTCGCCGGTCTGGTCACGCCGACGTCGGGATGCATCCGGTTCGACGGTGTGGACCTGACCACCGCAGACAGGTTCCGCAGGCGCGCGGCGCGGCGCGGCATGCACCTGGTGTTCCAGGACCCCTACGCCTCGCTTCCGCCCAACCTGCGGGTCGGCGACATCGTCGCCGAGCCGCAGCTGATCCACCGGCAGGGTGACCGCGAGAGCCGTCGCGCGGCCGCGCTGGAGGCGCTGGAACGTGTGCGACTGAGCCCGGCCGAGGATTACGCCCAGCGCTTCCCACACGAACTGTCCGGTGGCCAGCGCCAACGCGTCGCGTTCGCGCGCGCATTGGTCACCGCGCCGCGGCTGCTGCTCGCCGACGAACCCGCCAGCGGGCTCGACGCGTCGCTGCGCGTCGAGATCGTGGACCTGATGACCGAACTGGCCACCACGACGGGGATGGCGGTGGTGCACATCACCCACGATCTGGCACTGGCAGCGCGCAGCTGCGACCGCACGGTTGTCATGTGCGACGGACGCATCGTCGAATCCGGGCCCACCGCACGGGTTCTCGCCACACCCACCCACGAGTATGCCGCAGCACTGGTCTCGGCCGCGGCGGGAAATCATGAAAAGCTCTACCACTCAGGAGGATTGATTTGACGCTCGAGGTCATCGAGAACGGGACGGTCATCGATTTCACCGTCGCCGACATCATGAAGTACCACGGTCCCGGCTTTCCCGGCGGTGTCGCACACGCGGTCAAGGTGCTCGAGCGGGCGTTGCCGGTGCTCAGTCCCGACGGCCCCGCCGAACGTCGCGAGATCGTCGTCGCCACGGCGCATCGCGGCCCCGGAGTGCGCGACACATTCGAGGCGGTCACCCGCGCGGTCACCGAGGGACACTTCACGGTGGACGCAAAGCTGGAGCGCACCGACCGCGGCGCCACCCTGGAGCGCTACGTCTTCGAGCTGAGCTACCGAGGCACGGTGGTGCGCCTCGAAATCCGGGAGGGATTCGTCGTCGACGAGTTCATCGCACTCGCCCGCAGAACGGACCGTACTTCCGAAGAGGAACAACGGCTGACCGTGCTCAAGCAGGAAATGGCCGATCGACTGCTGGCCGCGCCGGCGGACGAGGTGTACGACATCGTCGCGTCATAGCCTGCCTCCCGCCGCCCGTTGACACCCGAGACTTGGAAAGAGACTGTGCCAGAAACCTGTTCACCGACAATCGCCCCGGTGTTGCACATCACGATGGGGTCCCACCACCCAGCGGGCGCACCGGGCTCGGATCCCAGACTGGGTGAGGTCGACATCTATCGACTTCCGGACACCGACCTGCGCGACGTGCGCGGGCTGATCACCTGCGCGGGTGCCGACCAGATCTTCCTCGAACGCAACCGCGAACTGCTCACCGGCTTCGTCCGCGCCGGCGGGCGGGTTGCGGTGATGGGGCATCCGGTCACCGATTTCCTTCCCGGGCTCGGGGTTTGGCGCGAGCTCGACTACACGGGGCCCAAGGACCTCCAGATCAGCCTGGGCGATCCGCATCCGGTATGGGCTGGTATCGACCCCGTCGATCTCAGTGTCCGCAAGGGCGTCACCGGTTTCTACTCCCGCGGCTACGTCGACAAGCTGCCTCCGGACGCTGTGATCACGACCCGGATCGGGCGGCACGCGCTGCCGTTGGACTACGTGTATCCGCTCGGCGCGGGGCAGGTCCTGGTGCACAGCGGTAACGATCTGATCAATTGGGAGGGCGACGCGAACACGGCCGCGCGGATGACCCCGCAACTCATCGACTGGCTGGTGGCACGATGACAAAACCCGAACCGTTCTCCCGGAACGACCTGGCGCCGCAACGCGGGCGCCGGCTGGCGATCGTGCACAGCGGCTCGTATGCCCACCTGTACGCGATGAAGGATCCGGCGGTGCTGGCCTACCAGCCGGACTTCGTCTACCTGCCAGACCTCGACGACGGGGCGCTCGACGGGTACGACACCGTCATCGTGGGTGATCGGATGCACCCCGACCTCCTTGCCCGTCACGCCCCTCGGTTCCACGCGGTGTCCGAACGCGGAGGCACCCTCGTGGTGCTCGGCGAGAACCAGGTGCACACCTGGTTGCCCGGGATCGAGTGGGAGCATCGACCGACGAACTTCTGGTGGTGGGTCAGCGGTGAGGACCCCCTGATCCGCACCCGCAGCCACGAGCACGAGGCCTGGCGGTACCTGACGACGAAAGCGGTGATCTGGCACCACCACGGCCTGCTCCGGCCGGCCGCCGACGTGGTGCCGTTGCTGGTGTCGGAGGAACCCGACGCCGACGGCAGGCCACACGACGCGGGGATGCTGCTGTACGAGGACACCGTGAGCACTGCGGGACGGTTGATCGTGACGACCCTGGACCCCATGCATCACCACGGCAGCCGGTTCATGAGCGGTGCGACCCGGTTTCTCTACGCTCTGCTGCGGTGGACCGACCAGACCTCGCCCAGCCTGGTGCGCGAAGGGCGCTGACAGGCCGGACGTCTCTGTGAGGTTCCTTCGGTGTTCGGCCGGCACGGTTTCAGCTGCCCGTCACGGGGTAAGCGCCATCCACGGGGCACATCCGGTGGTGCGTTCCGACATCGCGATCACCGTGACTGCCCGCCTCGCGACAGGGCAGGAGCACGACCATGGCTCGCACAGACCGGATCTCGGATCCGTGGGGCTCCAGGACGCCGTACGCGGCCGGTGAACCGTGGCCGCAACGTGTCGATCGATACCTCACGCCGGGCCTCACCGACGACGACGTCGACAGGTGGGTGCAGTCGGCCGCGGTGCTGCACTCCAACGGCGACGGGCTCGACATCGCGGTCAAGGACGGACGCATCGTCGGCGTGCGCGGCCGGGCGGACGACCGGGTCAACCACGGCCGCCTCGACCCCAAGGACCTGTTCGGCTGGCAGGCCAACCACTCGGGAGACCGGCTGCGCACACCCCTGGTCCGGCAGAACGGGCTACTCGTCGAATCCGACTGGGACACCGCGATGGACCGCATCGTCGCCCGCAGCCGGCAGTTGCTCGACGAGCGCGGACCGAACTCGATCGGGTTCTACACCTCGGGGCAGCTGTTCCTGGAGGAGTACTACACGCAGTGCGTGATCGCGCACGGAGCGATCGGCACCAACCACGTCGACGGCAACACCCGGCTGTGCACCGCGACGGCGGCCGAGGCGCTCAAGGAATCGTTCGGCTGCGACGGCCAACCCGGCTCGTACGCCGATGTCGACCATGCCGACGTCATCGCGCTCTACGGCCACAACGTCGCCGAAACCCAGACGGTGCTGTGGATGCGCATGCTCGATCGCCTCGCCGGGCCGAACCCGCCTGCGATCGTGTGCGTGGACCCACGCCCCACTCCCGTCGCGCGGCACGCCGCCGTGCACCTCGCGCCGCTACCCGGAACCAACGTCGCACTGATGAACGGCCTGCTGCACGAGATCCTCGATCACGACTGGGTGGACCACGACTACATCGAGGCGCACACCGTCGGCTTCGACGAACTCCGCAAGCGGGTCGCCGAGTTCCCTCCCGAGCGCGTCGCCGAGATCTGCGGGGTCGGTGCCGACGACGTCCGACGCGCCGGTGAACTGATCGGCACGGCCGAGCGGCTGCTGTCGACCGTGCTGCAGGGGTTCTACCAATCGCATCAGGCCACCGCGGCCGCGGTACAGGTGAACAACATCCACCTGGTGCGCGGCATGCTCGGGAGACCCGGCTGCGGCCTGCTGCAGATGAACGGACAGCCCACGGCCGAGAACACCCGCGAGTGCGGCGCCGACGGCGACCTCGCCGGATTCCGCAACTGGGCCAACGATTCCCACATCGAGCAACTCGCGGCGCTGTGGAATCTGGACGCCACGACCATCCCGCACTACGCGCCGCCCACGCATGCCATGCAGATGTTCCGCTACGCCGAAGAGGGATCGCTGCGGATGTTGTGGGTCAGCGCCACCAACCCCGCGGTGTCCCTACCGGAACTGGGCCGCATCCGCCGGATCCTGTCGCAGGACCGGCTGTTCTTGGTGGTGCAGGATCTGTTCCTCACCGAGACCGCGCAACTCGCCGACGTGGTGCTGCCCGCCGCGGCGTGGGCCGAGAAGACCGGCACGTTCACCAATGCCGATCGGACCGTGCATATTTCGGACAAGGCGGTCGACCCGCCCGGGCAGGCCCGGTCCGACTTCGACATCTTCCTCGACTACGCCCGCCGGATGGACTTCCGCGACAGGGACGGCCGACCGCTGCCTGCGTGGAATACCCCGGATGAGGCCTTCGAGGCGTGGAAACGGTGCAGCGCCGGGCGACCGTGCGACTACACCGGGCTGTCCTACGAGAAGTTGCGTGGTAGCGGCGGAATCCAATGGCCCTGCAACGCTGAGCATCCCGACGGCGTTGAGCGTCTGTACGCCGGCGGGGAGTTCTTCGCCGCACCGGACTACTGCGAGGCGTACGGCAAGGATCTGATCACCGGCGCTCCGCTGGAGCCCACCGAGTATCGGGCCATGAACCCGTTCGGCAAGGCCATCATCAAGGCTGCCGAGTACGTGCCGCCGCACGAACGTCCGTCGGCCGAGTATCCGTACGTGTTGATCACGGGCCGCACGGTGTACCACTTCCACACCCGCACCAAGACGGGCCGCACACCGCAACTGCAGGCGGCCGCGCCCGAGGT
Coding sequences:
- a CDS encoding molybdopterin oxidoreductase family protein; this encodes MARTDRISDPWGSRTPYAAGEPWPQRVDRYLTPGLTDDDVDRWVQSAAVLHSNGDGLDIAVKDGRIVGVRGRADDRVNHGRLDPKDLFGWQANHSGDRLRTPLVRQNGLLVESDWDTAMDRIVARSRQLLDERGPNSIGFYTSGQLFLEEYYTQCVIAHGAIGTNHVDGNTRLCTATAAEALKESFGCDGQPGSYADVDHADVIALYGHNVAETQTVLWMRMLDRLAGPNPPAIVCVDPRPTPVARHAAVHLAPLPGTNVALMNGLLHEILDHDWVDHDYIEAHTVGFDELRKRVAEFPPERVAEICGVGADDVRRAGELIGTAERLLSTVLQGFYQSHQATAAAVQVNNIHLVRGMLGRPGCGLLQMNGQPTAENTRECGADGDLAGFRNWANDSHIEQLAALWNLDATTIPHYAPPTHAMQMFRYAEEGSLRMLWVSATNPAVSLPELGRIRRILSQDRLFLVVQDLFLTETAQLADVVLPAAAWAEKTGTFTNADRTVHISDKAVDPPGQARSDFDIFLDYARRMDFRDRDGRPLPAWNTPDEAFEAWKRCSAGRPCDYTGLSYEKLRGSGGIQWPCNAEHPDGVERLYAGGEFFAAPDYCEAYGKDLITGAPLEPTEYRAMNPFGKAIIKAAEYVPPHERPSAEYPYVLITGRTVYHFHTRTKTGRTPQLQAAAPEVWVELARADALRAGIVEGDLVEIRTVRGCVTAAARLTDLRRGVVFLPFHYGYWDTGDDGGKDGHHRAANELTLTDWDPVSKQPIFKTAAASVRRIGAGMAATPEPVAHAVADEHL